The Candidatus Hydrogenisulfobacillus filiaventi sequence TCGGTAGAAGCGGGAAGGAAGGCAGCCGTCACACGCACGACGCGTCGTTGGGTCTTGGGGAGCGTTTATTTTGCCGTGGTTCCCTTCGCGGCCAGAAAGGCGACCTTGGCGCTGCTGTCCTGGAAAACCTGGCTGTTCCTGGGGCTGATGGAGGGCGCCGGCGTGATGATCTTCGTAACGACGGCTCTGTGATTCCAGGGCCCGCCTGACGGCCCTAGCGTTTGCCCCGAGGCGTGTGCTCCCGACAGCGCCCAGTTGTAGGCCGGGCCGCGGATGGGACTGCCACGAACGCAATGGATCCGGCTAGCGTGAACCGCTGCCGTCTCTCCACAGGGAGGGCCGGGTTCTCCCGGCGGAAACCGGCGTCCAGGCGCAGGGGACCGGCGACACAGGC is a genomic window containing:
- a CDS encoding protein of unknown function (Evidence 5 : Unknown function) is translated as MVPFAARKATLALLSWKTWLFLGLMEGAGVMIFVTTAL